The window ATCATCCGTGATGAGGGCGTGGGGGCCCTGTGGAACGGGACCTTCCCGtctctgctgctggtgctgaacCCAGCAATCCAGTTCATGATTTACGAAGGCCTGAAGAGGCATCTGAAGAGAGGAGTTCccagggaggtgagggagggattaggagagaggtgggggagggATCAGGAGAACTCAGAAATCAGAGCAGTGTTTTAGGAAGATAAGGGGAGGCGATATATGAGGAACAAAGTTTGATCATTTCCCTTAAAATTTGAGATCATGACATTTTTGCGATTGTCAAAAATCATTTGCATTGACATTGCGATTTTAAACCGATGCCAATATAGTTTTGATATATTCAACAGTAAAAAAAGACTATCGAAACTTACTTTCACATGGGTCTTTGACCTAAACATTTTTGGctgtgaaaaaaataacatgaGAGCAAGTTTCAAAGATCACTGGAAATTGCAACATAGAATCTAAATTGTGTGCCCAAATATGAGTTAGTGATGAAAAGCACACTGTCGCTGAATACCCTGAATAtaattcagaataatatatCTTATTATAATAAGTATACACTAGTGTTGtatcataaaataaattaaaacacacatatactaacataatTAACAatggaaaagaagaggagggaagtTCCTTCCGCTCATCCCATCATCTGGATGGATACACACTCGATATGCAGTAATTCTCTTCACATGATTCTTGTGTGACTTAAGAAAAGAGATCTGGTGAAGCAGATGCTGAACGTTTGCTTTTACACCACATTGACTTTTAGATTTTGGTGGACAAATGTTTTAGTTAAGGATTACGTAACGCTTATGATAAATCAGAGGCGAGCTCAGACCTTTTAGGCTTCCACTGTTCCTTTAGTAATatgactttcttcttttttttccccctccaagCTGTCATCTGTTGAGGTCTTCATCATCGGCGCAGTTGCCAAAGCGGTTGCCACCATTGTTACGTACCCGCTGCAGACTGTACAGTCCATTCTCAGGGTGGGTTTCCTGTGTATTTTGTTCACGTGTGTAAAATGAGAGGCATGTGGTTTATTTTGtacgttttttatttaaaaccttCCTCGTGGATTTTTCCTATTTTTAACACAAATAATAGCCTATATACATGACAATATGCTTTAATCACACATACAaggtgttgttttttctcttcttttaaatcactgcaGTTTGGTCAGTTCAGTGAGTCAACAAACGAGCCAAAACTACTGTCCAGCATAAGAGCGATCAAGTGTCTATTGGTCAACAGAGTCAGGTGAGTGCCTGTGGGAATTTAAATTCCTGTATTTAACCACAGTGCAAAAGTGCAGTGATGAAGACTGCATTTGATTTGCAGTTCATTTGGGAGGaatgaggtaaaaaaaaaaacggtgtgtgtgttcaaactTGTGGTCCAAATCTGGTTTTGGCAAACCCAGATTACAATAAATTTGCTTTCATTCAATCTGGAAGAAAATTAACAAATGAATCTATTAATATTGCTCAGATGTAAAccttttaaatcatttaaaatgaatctGTAACACAACATGTTTTGTCAGCATGATTTTATATTTCCACTAAGACCCACAGAGCACATTGAATTTATTCAGCTGGTTTGCAACTTTCATGTGCATCATATGTAAATACAGTACGCCGATGTTGTTACCACATAAAACACTGCTGATGAGTAAACAATGCCTACACACGTGGTCTCAAATAACTGGACAGTAAAACTTAAAGAGATGTGCCTGCAGtctgaatattatatttttaaccTTCCGTAAATTATTAAAACCATGCAGCTCTTTCTGTggcttttgtgtgtgcagacccattgttaaatgaatgaatgttaaGAAGACTTCCTTTCAGATAGTGGTGATTaacatgtttgtattgtctttttGTAACCCTGGTTTCCATCTTTAGGAAATACGGCATGTTGGGTCTGTTTAAAGGCCTCGAGGCCAAGCTGCTGCAGACGGTGCTGACTGCTGCACTCATGTTCCTCCTCTATGAGAATATTGCCAGCTGCACCTTCAGAGCCATGGGACTGAGCAGCAAGCACTACAAGAGACGCTAGC of the Cyclopterus lumpus isolate fCycLum1 chromosome 8, fCycLum1.pri, whole genome shotgun sequence genome contains:
- the slc25a17 gene encoding peroxisomal membrane protein PMP34 produces the protein MSFAVFSYEALVHAVSGAMGSVTAMTVFFPLDTARLRLQVDEHRKAKSTPAILAEIIKEEGLSALYRGWFPVICSLCCSNFVYFYCFHSLKASWLKGKQSAPSTDLIIGIAAGVVNVLLTTPLWVVNTRLKLQGSKFRNADIRPTNYSGILDAFAQIIRDEGVGALWNGTFPSLLLVLNPAIQFMIYEGLKRHLKRGVPRELSSVEVFIIGAVAKAVATIVTYPLQTVQSILRFGQFSESTNEPKLLSSIRAIKCLLVNRVRKYGMLGLFKGLEAKLLQTVLTAALMFLLYENIASCTFRAMGLSSKHYKRR